From a single Vitis vinifera cultivar Pinot Noir 40024 chromosome 18, ASM3070453v1 genomic region:
- the LOC100252407 gene encoding putative pentatricopeptide repeat-containing protein At5g52630, with amino-acid sequence MASLPSVAVTRTPKSESEFRKYSASFLPSEKSPSVSYQRSTQLDGVSEARCLDFREALSFIREGTKVESAFYVPILQECIDKKLVSDAQKIHAHIVKTGAHKDAFLMTFLVNVYAKCGTMETARKVFDELPRRNVVSWTTLMTGYVHDSKPELAVQVFREMLEAGAYPTNYTLGTALSASSDLHSKELGKQIHGYSIKYRIEFDASIGNSLCSLYSKCGSLECAVKAFRRIRDKNVISWTTVISAWGDNGEAATGLQFFVEMLSECVEPNEFTLTSALSLCCVMQSLDIGTQIHSLTIKLGFESNLPIKNSIMYLYLKCGWIHEAKKLFDEMETISLVTWNAMIAGHARMMDFAKDDLAAHQCGTEALSIFLKLNRSGMKPDLFTFSSVLSVCSSLVALEQGEQVHAQTIKTGFLSDVVVGTALVNMYNKCGSIERASKAFVEMSIRTLISWTSMITGYAQNGQPQQALLLFEDMRLAGVRPNKITFVGVLSACSHAGMVDEALDYFQMMKNEYKITPVMDHYACLIDMFVRLGRLDEAFDFIKEMDLEPNEFIWSILIAGCRSQGKLELGFYAAEQLLNLKPKDTETYNLLLNMYLSAGKWKEVSRVRKMMKEEKLGRLKDWSWISIKDKIYSFKRNARSHAQSGEMYELLGNLHEKAKSFGYEWEESLEVTDEEEDADEEKALTSIVYHSEKLAIAFGLLNTSNAVPIRVTKSISMCRDCHNFIRIISLLSAREIIIRDSKRLHKFINGHCSCGDFGTLI; translated from the exons ATGGCGTCTCTGCCTTCTGTTGCTGTTACCCGCACTCCCAAGAGCGAATCTGAATTCCGAAAATATTCCGCCAGTTTTCTTCCCAGCGAAAAG AGCCCGAGTGTCTCTTATCAGCGAAGCACCCAATTAGATGGAGTTTCAGAGGCAAGGTGTCTGGACTTCCGAGAAGCGCTCTCTTTTATAAGAGAAGGCACGAAGGTGGAGTCAGCTTTTTACGTACCCATCTTGCAAGAATGCATCGACAAGAAATTGGTTTCAGACGCGCAAAAGATTCATGCCCACATCGTAAAAACCGGAGCCCACAAGGATGCATTTCTGATGACCTTCCTCGTCAATGTTTATGCCAAATGTGGGACAATGGAGACTGCTCGAAAGGTTTTTGACGAATTGCCTCGCAGAAACGTGGTTTCATGGACGACCCTGATGACGGGTTACGTTCACGATTCAAAGCCGGAGTTGGCTGTCCAAGTCTTTCGAGAAATGCTGGAAGCAGGAGCTTATCCCACCAACTACACTTTGGGAACTGCTTTGAGTGCTTCTTCTGATTTGCACTCTAAAGAATTAGGGAAGCAAATCCATGGTTATAGTATTAAATACAGGATTGAATTCGACGCTAGCATTGGCAACTCCCTTTGTAGCTTGTACTCAAAATGCGGCAGCTTGGAATGTGCCGTTAAAGCTTTCAGGAGGATAAGGGATAAGAATGTGATTTCATGGACTACAGTTATATCTGCTTGGGGCGATAATGGTGAAGCTGCAACTGGTCTGCAATTTTTCGTTGAGATGCTTTCCGAGTGTGTTGAGCCCAATGAGTTCACACTGACCAGTGCCTTGAGCTTGTGTTGTGTAATGCAGAGTTTGGACATTGGGACGCAGATCCATTCACTGACCATTAAACTTGGGTTTGAATCAAATCTACCCATAAAGAATTCTATCATGTATTTGTACCTCAAATGTGGGTGGATCCATGAAGCCAAGAAATTGTTTGATGAGATGGAAACTATCAGCTTGGTCACCTGGAATGCGATGATTGCAGGGCATGCCAGGATGATGGATTTTGCAAAGGATGACCTTGCAGCACACCAGTGCGGAACTGAGGCACTTAGCATTTTCCTGAAATTGAATCGGTCTGGTATGAAACCTGATCTGTTCACCTTCTCAAGTGTCTTATCTGTGTGCAGCAGTTTGGTGGCCTTAGAACAAGGAGAACAAGTTCATGCTCAAACCATCAAAACCGGGTTTTTGTCAGATGTGGTTGTGGGAACTGCTCTAGTGAACATGTATAACAAATGCGGAAGCATTGAGAGGGCAAGTAAAGCTTTTGTGGAGATGTCTATCAGGACCTTGATATCATGGACTTCTATGATTACAGGTTATGCCCAGAATGGCCAGCCTCAGCAAGCATTGCTGCTGTTTGAGGATATGAGATTAGCAGGAGTTAGACCAAACAAGATTACCTTTGTAGGTGTTCTTTCAGCTTGTAGTCATGCTGGAATGGTTGATGAAGCATTGGATTACTTTCAGATGATGAAAAATGAGTACAAAATCACTCCTGTGATGGACCATTATGCATGCCTAATCGATATGTTTGTTAGGTTGGGTCGGTTAGACGAAGCTTTTGATTTCATAAAAGAGATGGATTTGGAGCCCAATGAGTTTATATGGTCGATCTTGATTGCAGGCTGTAGAAGTCAAGGGAAATTGGAGTTAGGGTTTTATGCGGCAGAACAGTTACTCAACCTGAAGCCAAAAGATACAGAGACCTACAACCTTTTGTTGAACATGTACCTTTCAGCAGGGAAATGGAAGGAAGTTTCAAGGGtgagaaaaatgatgaaagaagaGAAACTTGGAAGATTAAAGGATTGGAGCTGGATTAGCATCAAGGACAAGATTTATTCATTCAAACGCAATGCCCGGTCACATGCACAGAGTGGGGAGATGTATGAATTGTTGGGGAACTTGCATGAGAAAGCAAAGAGTTTTGGATATGAATGGGAAGAAAGCTTAGAGGTGACCGATGAGGAGGAAGATGCTGATGAGGAGAAGGCATTAACTTCCATTGTTTATCACAGTGAAAAATTGGCTATTGCATTTGGGCTGTTGAACACATCAAATGCTGTACCAATACGGGTTACGAAGAGTATTAGCATGTGCAGGGATTGCCACAATTTTATTAGGATCATCTCGTTGCTGTCTGCTCGGGAAATCATCATTCGGGATAGCAAGCGGCTTCACAAATTCATCAACGGACACTGTTCAtgtggagattttggaactctaatctga